A part of Bacteroidia bacterium genomic DNA contains:
- a CDS encoding YebC/PmpR family DNA-binding transcriptional regulator yields the protein MGRAFEYRRAAKEKRWDKMSKIFPKLSKAITLAAKEGGGDPEMNAKLRTAIQNAKAQNMPKDNIDAAIKRATNKDEGSFTEVNYEGKGPHGVLIFVECATDNTTRTVANVKYYFNKFGQGMVPTGSLEFMFSRKAVFEFAINPDLDMEELEFNLIDAGLESIEIEGDVGYIYGDYTNFGSLDKAIRENGIEVQKASLERIPTSPISLTEEQITELEVLLDKIEEDDDVQAVYTNIE from the coding sequence ATGGGAAGAGCATTTGAATACCGCCGGGCGGCGAAAGAAAAACGTTGGGACAAAATGTCCAAGATATTCCCCAAACTGTCAAAAGCAATTACGCTTGCAGCGAAGGAAGGGGGAGGCGATCCTGAAATGAATGCCAAACTGCGCACGGCTATCCAAAACGCCAAAGCGCAAAATATGCCCAAAGATAATATCGATGCGGCAATCAAACGAGCAACCAACAAAGATGAGGGTTCCTTTACCGAAGTGAACTACGAGGGCAAAGGCCCGCACGGTGTACTCATCTTTGTAGAATGTGCAACTGACAATACAACCCGTACAGTAGCCAACGTCAAATATTACTTCAATAAGTTTGGGCAGGGAATGGTACCTACAGGCTCTCTGGAGTTTATGTTCTCCCGTAAAGCGGTATTCGAATTTGCCATCAATCCCGATCTGGATATGGAAGAACTGGAGTTTAACCTCATTGATGCCGGCCTGGAGTCTATTGAAATCGAAGGAGATGTGGGCTATATATATGGAGATTATACCAATTTTGGTTCGCTGGATAAAGCCATAAGGGAAAATGGAATAGAAGTCCAAAAAGCTAGCCTTGAGCGGATTCCTACTTCACCCATTTCCCTTACGGAAGAACAGATCACCGAACTGGAAGTCCTCCTCGATAAAATCGAAGAAGACGACGATGTCCAGGCTGTATATACCAATATTGAATAA
- the rfbF gene encoding glucose-1-phosphate cytidylyltransferase: protein MKVLILAGGFGTRLAEETDIRPKPMAEIGGRPILWHIMKTYSYYGFNEFVILLGYKGHYIKDYFANYYLQQCDVTFDLANNAMEVHDNFVDPWKVTLLDTGLHTMTAGRIKRAAKYIGNEPFMLTYGDGVANVNIHDLLSFHESHKGALTMTSVKVSGRFGSVYASEDHKVANFKEKPKGDENWINGGFFVCNPEVLDYIPEGVDGDKLMFEHNPLENMTADGQVYTYRHTGFWQCMDTLADKNKLNKLWNEGQAEWFLQDRPVYNQST from the coding sequence ATGAAAGTATTAATTTTGGCAGGTGGATTTGGAACCCGCCTTGCAGAAGAAACTGATATCCGGCCAAAACCAATGGCTGAGATTGGCGGTCGCCCGATCCTATGGCATATCATGAAAACGTATTCATACTACGGGTTTAATGAATTTGTGATTTTGCTGGGTTATAAGGGGCATTATATCAAAGATTATTTTGCCAACTATTATTTACAGCAATGTGACGTCACCTTTGATCTGGCCAATAACGCCATGGAAGTACACGACAATTTTGTCGATCCATGGAAAGTAACTTTGCTGGATACCGGTCTTCACACTATGACAGCGGGAAGGATCAAGCGCGCCGCAAAATATATTGGCAATGAGCCTTTTATGCTTACTTATGGTGATGGTGTTGCAAATGTAAACATTCACGATCTGCTCAGTTTTCACGAATCTCACAAAGGGGCTTTGACGATGACCTCTGTAAAGGTATCCGGTCGTTTTGGCTCCGTATATGCCAGCGAAGATCATAAGGTTGCCAACTTCAAGGAGAAGCCAAAAGGCGATGAGAACTGGATCAATGGCGGATTTTTTGTCTGCAACCCTGAGGTTCTGGACTATATTCCGGAAGGAGTCGATGGAGACAAACTCATGTTTGAGCACAACCCACTGGAGAATATGACAGCTGACGGACAGGTTTATACCTACCGCCACACAGGATTCTGGCAGTGCATGGATACGCTGGCAGACAAAAACAAGCTGAATAAGCTCTGGAATGAAGGACAGGCGGAATGGTTTTTACAGGACCGCCCGGTGTACAATCAGAGCACCTAA
- a CDS encoding dTDP-glucose pyrophosphorylase encodes MKSINQSNQREIIGLIPAGGTASRLGTLPCSKELLPIGFKTDTDGILRPRPVSHYLLEKYNKGGAEKTIFILRAGKWDIPAYYGDGRATGMDMGYLIMDLPYGVPYTLDQAYPFAKQATVFLGFPDILFQPDDAFAQLNQRLEESGSDLVVGLFEVRDQEQVHKSDMVDVAEDGTLLEINIKPKGACSLKYSWIIAAWTPVFSEFMHNFLRLDQEERGKAINPAEIYLGHVMQAAMREGLKVNSVIFPDQSFLDVGTPANLQEAIGNPPA; translated from the coding sequence ATGAAATCTATCAATCAATCGAACCAGAGAGAAATTATCGGGTTGATTCCTGCCGGAGGAACTGCCTCCCGGCTGGGCACATTACCCTGTAGTAAAGAACTATTGCCTATTGGCTTCAAAACAGACACTGATGGCATCCTCCGCCCGAGGCCTGTTTCACATTATTTGCTCGAAAAATACAACAAAGGAGGCGCAGAAAAAACGATTTTTATCCTTCGTGCGGGGAAATGGGACATTCCTGCCTATTACGGTGACGGGCGTGCTACGGGGATGGATATGGGTTACCTGATCATGGATCTGCCTTATGGTGTTCCCTACACATTGGACCAGGCTTACCCATTTGCCAAACAAGCGACAGTATTTTTAGGGTTCCCCGATATATTATTTCAGCCTGATGACGCATTTGCGCAGCTCAACCAACGACTGGAAGAAAGCGGATCCGATCTGGTTGTCGGACTTTTTGAAGTGAGAGATCAGGAGCAGGTGCACAAAAGCGATATGGTAGATGTAGCTGAGGATGGGACACTTTTGGAAATCAATATAAAGCCCAAAGGGGCATGCAGCCTGAAATACAGCTGGATTATCGCAGCCTGGACGCCGGTTTTTTCGGAATTTATGCATAACTTTTTGAGACTGGATCAGGAAGAAAGAGGGAAAGCCATTAATCCCGCAGAAATTTATCTCGGCCATGTGATGCAGGCTGCCATGCGGGAAGGGCTAAAAGTAAACAGCGTTATTTTTCCGGATCAGTCTTTTCTGGATGTAGGGACACCGGCAAATCTGCAGGAAGCAATAGGAAATCCTCCTGCATGA
- a CDS encoding sigma-54 dependent transcriptional regulator — MDDSGKFRIFVVEDDEWYRELLGFNLELNPDYEITKFDTAGALLRQLDQQPDVITLDYRLPDMEGAEVLRKIKEYNPDIEVIVISEQNSIETAVNLLKLGAYDYITKTNDIRDRLLNVVNNIRKNASLKVRLNTLQKEVSQKYDFETSIIGQSTAIKRVFELIEKAIKTNITVTVTGETGTGKELVAKAIHFSSKRKDFPFVAVNMAAIPSELIESELFGHEKGAFTGANNRRIGKFEEAHKGTLFLDEIGEMDITFQAKLLRALQEREVVRIGSNKPVKLDTRIIVATNRNLLEEVKNGKFREDLYYRLFGLPIELPPLRDRDKDILLLAKYFLTNFSKENELDTFTLSSAAQRKLLSYNYPGNIRELKSIVELAAVMSNSQEIDEDIITFSTYDPLPDALSEEMTLKEYTNRIIDIYLRKHDDNIKLVAEKLDIGVSTIYRMLKERKGESDDGDESY; from the coding sequence ATGGATGACTCCGGAAAATTTCGGATTTTTGTTGTTGAAGATGATGAGTGGTATCGTGAACTGCTGGGTTTTAATCTGGAATTAAACCCTGACTACGAAATTACTAAATTTGATACCGCAGGCGCCCTTCTGCGCCAGCTCGATCAACAACCCGATGTCATTACCCTTGACTATCGCCTTCCCGATATGGAAGGTGCAGAAGTGCTGCGAAAAATTAAAGAATACAACCCCGATATCGAGGTAATTGTTATCTCCGAGCAAAATAGCATCGAAACGGCTGTGAACCTGCTCAAACTGGGGGCTTACGATTATATTACCAAAACCAACGATATTCGCGACCGCCTTCTCAATGTCGTCAACAATATCAGGAAAAATGCTTCGCTGAAAGTGCGCCTTAATACACTTCAGAAAGAAGTCAGCCAGAAATATGATTTTGAAACCAGCATCATCGGCCAAAGTACGGCGATCAAGCGGGTATTTGAGCTCATTGAGAAGGCGATCAAAACCAATATCACGGTTACCGTTACCGGTGAAACAGGAACAGGTAAAGAGTTGGTAGCCAAAGCCATTCACTTCAGCTCAAAAAGAAAGGATTTTCCGTTTGTCGCCGTGAATATGGCTGCGATTCCTTCCGAACTGATTGAGAGTGAATTGTTTGGCCACGAGAAAGGGGCATTTACCGGTGCCAACAATCGACGCATCGGTAAGTTTGAAGAAGCGCATAAAGGAACCCTTTTCCTCGACGAAATCGGCGAAATGGATATTACTTTCCAGGCAAAACTCCTGCGCGCGCTTCAGGAAAGGGAAGTGGTAAGAATTGGTAGCAACAAACCGGTAAAACTTGATACGCGTATCATCGTGGCTACCAACCGGAATCTGCTGGAAGAGGTGAAAAACGGAAAGTTTCGCGAGGATCTTTATTACCGCCTTTTCGGCCTTCCGATCGAACTTCCTCCACTTCGGGACAGAGACAAAGATATTCTTCTGCTGGCCAAATATTTCCTGACCAATTTTAGCAAGGAAAATGAGCTCGACACTTTTACCCTTTCATCCGCTGCCCAGCGAAAACTGCTTTCTTACAACTATCCCGGTAATATCCGCGAATTAAAATCTATCGTCGAACTCGCAGCTGTCATGTCCAACAGCCAGGAAATTGACGAAGATATCATTACTTTCAGCACCTATGACCCCCTTCCCGATGCCTTGTCGGAAGAAATGACGCTGAAAGAATACACCAACCGCATTATCGATATTTATCTCAGAAAACACGACGACAATATCAAACTCGTGGCTGAAAAACTTGATATTGGTGTTTCTACCATCTATCGTATGCTGAAGGAGCGTAAAGGGGAAAGCGACGATGGCGACGAATCCTATTAA
- a CDS encoding C40 family peptidase: protein MRNSFFSQNLALPLLAAGILSACTPAKKVQRYDYLTNKKDHPSSTTTPTPEARPSTTKPEPKKEVVYEHSPKKEETTDVSNQTGKVIKTALSYVGTPYKYGGTSRNGMDCSGLVCTSYKAVNISLPRTSSEMASSGRSIPLKKVEPGNLLFFSSNNGSRINHVGLVTKVRGNVIEFVHSTTSRGVRVDNMDDPYWSVRFRKAVSP, encoded by the coding sequence ATGCGAAACTCATTCTTTTCACAAAACCTTGCCCTTCCCCTGCTTGCTGCCGGAATCCTTTCTGCCTGTACGCCGGCAAAGAAAGTTCAGCGGTATGACTATCTGACCAACAAAAAAGATCATCCGTCATCCACCACGACTCCTACGCCTGAGGCCAGGCCGTCAACGACAAAACCTGAACCCAAAAAGGAAGTCGTGTATGAACATTCTCCCAAAAAAGAAGAAACAACAGACGTAAGTAATCAGACCGGAAAAGTCATAAAAACTGCCCTTTCTTATGTAGGAACGCCCTACAAATATGGTGGTACGAGTCGAAATGGCATGGACTGCTCCGGACTGGTATGTACTTCCTATAAGGCGGTGAATATCTCACTTCCCCGCACATCCTCGGAGATGGCATCATCGGGGAGATCTATTCCGCTCAAAAAGGTGGAGCCGGGTAATCTTCTGTTTTTCTCCTCCAACAATGGGAGCAGAATCAATCACGTAGGGCTTGTCACAAAAGTCAGGGGTAATGTGATCGAATTTGTTCATTCGACGACCAGCCGTGGCGTAAGGGTGGATAATATGGACGATCCCTATTGGAGTGTCCGTTTCAGGAAGGCTGTTTCGCCTTAA
- a CDS encoding MGMT family protein, producing MKKNRSIADKDNFYENVFDVVKLIPAGRVTSYGAIARYLGTGRSARMVGYALNQSFQMDIPAHRVVNRNGMLTGKIHFPPERPMEDSLRAEGIEVSEDQIVDFEKYFWDPSKELML from the coding sequence ATGAAGAAAAACCGCTCAATAGCTGATAAAGACAATTTTTATGAAAATGTCTTTGACGTGGTAAAGCTGATTCCTGCGGGAAGGGTAACTTCTTACGGAGCCATTGCCCGTTACCTGGGTACCGGAAGAAGTGCACGAATGGTTGGATATGCCTTAAACCAAAGCTTCCAGATGGATATTCCTGCTCACCGCGTAGTCAACCGCAACGGTATGCTTACCGGAAAAATCCATTTCCCTCCCGAAAGACCAATGGAAGACTCCCTCCGGGCAGAAGGAATTGAAGTATCAGAAGACCAGATTGTCGATTTTGAAAAATATTTTTGGGATCCATCCAAAGAACTGATGCTTTAG
- a CDS encoding O-antigen ligase family protein: protein MALRLHIWPLYAVPVMVVVALQVIYNYRPLFFLMVFCIPISMQYSIGTAFAIDMFSEPLMIVFLLIFVLNILAGRQFSRKGKVYGFHILLFLIIFWTCFTTLTSEFPLRSLKFLLAKLWYLAAFVYIAEKVIEDPKTIRQIFWAFFMPMVVVATGVTIRHASLGFSFEEANGVAFPIFANGVIYAATLVLFIPWCWYARSWYSPRSLEWYIINAGIVILAIATILTYKRGAWLALMILPVVDFAVRRMVFDKMIYATLLIVTLVLAYLINDNKFYEFAPNYQKTIWHEGDIQGHLQATISGTEISSMERFYRWVAAKNMIADMPLTGSGPSTFNQVYKRYTDDAFRTYVSDNPEQSTTHNYFLLTFSEQGLIGGFLFLGLCIYMVLKASWLYPRMQNSEYRSILMMALLSLITILFHSLLNELIEVDKIGPMFWLCLVIIHKLEVWHEEKPLNS, encoded by the coding sequence ATGGCTTTGAGGTTACATATATGGCCATTGTATGCGGTACCGGTAATGGTGGTTGTAGCACTTCAGGTAATCTACAATTACCGCCCGCTGTTTTTTCTTATGGTATTTTGTATTCCCATCTCGATGCAATATTCGATTGGGACGGCGTTTGCGATTGATATGTTTTCGGAACCGTTGATGATCGTTTTCCTGCTGATATTTGTGTTAAATATCCTGGCTGGCAGACAGTTTTCACGGAAAGGAAAAGTCTATGGATTTCACATACTCTTATTTCTGATCATATTCTGGACCTGCTTTACCACGCTTACCTCAGAGTTTCCCCTGCGTTCCTTGAAATTTTTGCTGGCAAAACTGTGGTACCTGGCCGCATTTGTTTATATAGCGGAAAAAGTCATTGAAGATCCCAAAACGATAAGGCAAATATTCTGGGCATTTTTTATGCCTATGGTGGTCGTAGCTACAGGTGTTACGATCCGTCATGCATCATTAGGATTCTCATTTGAGGAGGCGAATGGTGTTGCTTTTCCAATTTTTGCCAATGGGGTAATTTATGCAGCGACATTGGTATTGTTTATTCCGTGGTGCTGGTATGCGCGTAGCTGGTATTCTCCGCGAAGCCTGGAGTGGTATATCATCAATGCAGGAATTGTTATTCTCGCCATAGCAACCATTCTTACCTACAAAAGAGGGGCATGGCTGGCCCTGATGATTTTGCCTGTAGTGGATTTTGCCGTCAGGCGAATGGTTTTTGATAAAATGATCTACGCCACGCTGCTGATAGTCACACTGGTATTGGCATATCTGATCAATGACAACAAGTTCTATGAATTTGCCCCCAACTACCAGAAAACGATCTGGCATGAAGGGGATATTCAGGGCCATTTGCAGGCTACGATCAGCGGAACCGAAATTTCCAGTATGGAGCGATTTTACCGCTGGGTAGCAGCAAAAAATATGATCGCCGACATGCCATTGACGGGCTCAGGTCCCAGTACATTCAACCAGGTTTACAAGCGATATACTGACGATGCGTTTCGGACATATGTGAGTGATAACCCCGAACAATCCACTACGCACAACTATTTCCTCCTTACTTTTTCAGAGCAGGGACTGATCGGCGGATTTTTATTTCTCGGGCTGTGCATCTATATGGTATTAAAAGCCTCCTGGCTGTATCCGCGAATGCAAAATTCAGAATACCGCAGTATATTGATGATGGCATTGCTGAGTCTGATCACCATCCTCTTTCACAGTTTGCTCAACGAGTTGATAGAAGTGGACAAGATCGGGCCCATGTTCTGGCTGTGTTTGGTCATTATTCATAAACTGGAAGTATGGCATGAAGAAAAACCGCTCAATAGCTGA
- a CDS encoding Wzz/FepE/Etk N-terminal domain-containing protein — MSKENQENVFNLLYLFKVVQKYMWYITGVVGAAALLAFIFTMPFIYPPEFKSSTVIYPTSPERYDVINLFHDEPILFLYGESKEVEKLDNIVNSEEVKMFVIDSLNLWKPYGINKETDASPKFYVMRNYDGMVATVRISGNGLLIEAHDVEPQRAADIVNLIIKKTDEVNKRMLTQNKSSILKMYQEGYNHLERQLKLYTDSLRNVRKRYNVFNTEYQTEALVNHVMSAEAELAGARTRARIISSSFGKSSAETRKANEEAEVLQSKVYALTSQRSGTNINLETFREGVDQVLALEEVCEYLARDLKDAREKVEYLDMMDQSDYTTLLIPEYAKPADKKARPVRWVILAATILLAGLVSIMGAVLVDKITESFGSKEADLS; from the coding sequence ATGTCCAAAGAAAATCAGGAAAATGTATTTAATCTGCTATACCTGTTTAAGGTTGTGCAGAAGTATATGTGGTATATAACAGGGGTGGTAGGCGCTGCCGCTCTATTGGCATTTATTTTTACGATGCCTTTTATTTATCCCCCCGAATTTAAATCCAGCACCGTCATTTACCCTACCAGCCCGGAGCGGTACGACGTGATCAATCTTTTCCATGATGAGCCGATTTTGTTTCTCTACGGTGAGTCCAAGGAAGTGGAGAAACTGGACAATATTGTCAACTCCGAGGAGGTAAAAATGTTTGTCATAGACTCGCTCAATTTGTGGAAACCCTATGGCATTAACAAAGAAACCGACGCTTCGCCAAAGTTCTATGTCATGCGGAACTATGATGGTATGGTGGCAACTGTACGAATCAGTGGAAACGGTTTGCTCATCGAAGCGCATGATGTGGAACCTCAGCGTGCAGCGGATATTGTCAATCTCATTATCAAAAAGACTGACGAAGTCAACAAACGGATGCTGACCCAGAATAAATCCTCTATTCTGAAGATGTATCAGGAAGGATATAACCATCTTGAGCGACAGTTGAAGCTATATACAGACAGCCTTCGCAATGTGCGGAAGCGCTATAATGTGTTTAATACCGAATACCAGACGGAAGCATTGGTAAATCATGTTATGTCTGCCGAAGCCGAGCTGGCAGGAGCACGTACCAGAGCGCGCATTATCAGCAGCAGTTTTGGGAAAAGCAGTGCAGAAACCCGAAAAGCCAATGAGGAAGCAGAAGTGCTCCAAAGTAAGGTTTATGCCCTCACCAGTCAGCGCAGCGGAACCAACATCAATCTGGAAACCTTTCGCGAAGGAGTAGATCAGGTACTGGCTTTGGAAGAAGTCTGCGAATACCTTGCCCGCGATCTCAAAGACGCCCGCGAAAAAGTCGAATACCTTGACATGATGGATCAGTCGGACTACACAACCCTGCTGATTCCGGAATATGCAAAACCGGCTGACAAAAAAGCCCGCCCAGTGCGTTGGGTGATTCTGGCTGCGACCATCTTATTGGCGGGTCTTGTCTCGATCATGGGAGCGGTACTCGTCGATAAAATCACGGAGTCCTTCGGTAGCAAAGAAGCCGACCTGTCATGA
- the hemW gene encoding radical SAM family heme chaperone HemW — protein MPTLYIHIPFCRKACTYCDFHFVTSLKQKKEMVGAICRELELRKDFFQENQSLQSIYFGGGTPSVLEGEEIAGILEAAGNYFSIESDAEITLEANPDDLTLEKLRELRHVGINRLSIGIQSFAERDLVLMNRSHSAAQAIACLKNAQAEGFDNLSADLIFGIPGQSSEEWYQHMQQLAILKIPHISLYALTVEEKTALAFQVKKRLTILPEDEIYEDQFLTAHNYFSEMGYDHYELSNYALPGFRSRHNSAYWQQVPYLGLGPSAHSFDGIRRMWNVSHNQQYLSAIQSDQVAISETETLTLRDRYHEYMMTHLRKREGIDLTYIREQFFPDWEERFSAEIHALLEAGKMVKAGNSYSLTPESWLLSDQIIRDFFLD, from the coding sequence ATGCCTACTTTATATATCCACATCCCTTTTTGCAGAAAAGCCTGTACCTACTGTGATTTCCATTTTGTCACTTCCCTCAAACAAAAGAAGGAAATGGTGGGGGCAATCTGCCGGGAACTGGAACTGAGGAAAGATTTTTTTCAGGAAAACCAATCGCTCCAGAGCATATATTTTGGCGGAGGCACTCCCAGCGTGCTCGAAGGAGAAGAAATTGCCGGCATACTGGAAGCTGCAGGTAACTATTTCTCCATAGAATCAGACGCCGAAATCACGCTTGAGGCCAATCCGGATGACCTTACTCTGGAAAAGCTTCGGGAACTCCGGCATGTGGGTATAAACCGCCTGAGCATTGGTATCCAGTCATTTGCAGAACGCGATCTTGTACTGATGAACCGCAGCCATTCGGCAGCGCAGGCAATCGCCTGCCTCAAAAACGCGCAGGCCGAAGGTTTTGACAATCTTTCTGCTGACCTCATTTTCGGGATCCCGGGACAGTCTTCAGAAGAATGGTATCAGCATATGCAGCAGCTGGCGATATTAAAAATCCCGCACATTTCGCTTTATGCCCTCACTGTTGAAGAAAAAACGGCACTCGCTTTCCAGGTAAAAAAAAGACTGACAATTCTCCCGGAGGATGAGATATACGAGGATCAGTTTCTCACGGCCCATAACTACTTTTCGGAGATGGGATACGACCACTACGAGTTGTCCAACTACGCCCTCCCGGGCTTCAGGTCGCGGCACAACAGTGCCTACTGGCAGCAGGTTCCCTATCTGGGGCTTGGTCCTTCCGCTCATTCCTTTGACGGCATCCGCCGAATGTGGAATGTCTCACACAACCAGCAATATCTCTCCGCTATCCAGTCCGATCAGGTCGCCATTTCTGAAACCGAAACACTCACCCTCCGCGACCGCTACCACGAGTATATGATGACCCATCTGCGAAAACGGGAAGGCATAGACCTCACCTATATCCGGGAACAGTTTTTCCCCGACTGGGAAGAAAGATTTTCCGCTGAAATACACGCTCTTTTGGAAGCTGGGAAAATGGTAAAAGCGGGTAACAGCTACTCTCTCACGCCCGAAAGCTGGCTTCTTTCCGACCAGATTATCCGGGATTTTTTTCTGGATTAA
- a CDS encoding pyridoxal phosphate-dependent aminotransferase translates to MPLLSERAKTIPASPIRKLVPFAENAKKRGNHVYYLNIGQPDIETPPAYFEAIAKADIKVLAYSHSAGNESLRRKIMGYYQRLGHSIDLNQVIVTTGASEALSFVFASCMNPGDEIIIPEPFYANYNSFSIFSNIKVVPITTKIEDGFALPPIEAFEELITPRTKAILICNPGNPTGIMYPKESLQKLRDIVLKHDLYLIADEVYREFAYDGLEHHSVLELEGAEENVIITDSISKRFSACGARIGCVISRNNGIMDAVLRLAQARLSPPTFGQIGAEAVYDLPQSFYDTIVEEYVARRDLLLSRLSRMEGVLCPRVTGAFYAMVKLPVDDSEAFCQWMLEAFSHNGATVMMAPGAGFYATKGLGKDEVRIAYVLNQHDLDAAMDCLEAGLKVYPGRKVTAAKV, encoded by the coding sequence ATGCCCCTGTTATCTGAAAGAGCAAAAACTATTCCCGCGTCCCCTATCAGGAAACTTGTTCCTTTTGCTGAAAATGCGAAAAAGCGGGGTAATCATGTATACTACCTGAATATCGGCCAGCCGGATATTGAAACTCCTCCCGCATACTTTGAAGCCATCGCCAAAGCAGATATCAAGGTGCTGGCTTATTCTCATTCTGCGGGTAATGAATCTCTCAGACGAAAAATCATGGGTTACTACCAACGGCTGGGACATTCTATTGACCTCAATCAGGTCATTGTTACAACGGGTGCTTCGGAAGCGCTGAGTTTTGTATTTGCCAGCTGTATGAATCCGGGGGATGAGATTATTATTCCCGAACCCTTTTACGCCAACTATAACAGCTTTTCTATATTCTCCAATATCAAAGTGGTGCCGATTACCACAAAGATTGAGGATGGTTTTGCCTTACCACCGATCGAAGCGTTTGAGGAGCTGATCACACCACGAACCAAAGCCATACTGATCTGCAATCCGGGCAATCCTACCGGTATCATGTATCCCAAAGAGTCCTTGCAAAAGCTGCGTGATATTGTACTCAAACACGACCTTTATCTCATCGCCGATGAGGTTTACCGCGAGTTTGCATATGACGGACTGGAACATCATTCGGTGCTGGAGCTGGAAGGGGCAGAAGAAAATGTAATTATCACCGACTCTATTTCCAAACGATTTTCTGCTTGTGGTGCGCGGATTGGCTGTGTCATTTCCCGTAACAACGGGATCATGGATGCGGTATTGCGGCTTGCACAGGCGCGACTTTCTCCGCCCACATTCGGTCAGATAGGCGCTGAAGCTGTCTATGATCTTCCCCAAAGTTTTTATGATACCATTGTAGAAGAATATGTTGCCCGCCGCGACCTGCTGCTCTCGCGCCTCAGCCGTATGGAGGGGGTTTTGTGCCCCCGGGTAACGGGTGCTTTTTATGCAATGGTCAAACTTCCGGTAGATGATTCGGAGGCCTTTTGTCAATGGATGCTTGAAGCATTCAGCCACAACGGAGCAACAGTCATGATGGCGCCGGGTGCAGGATTTTACGCAACCAAAGGCCTTGGCAAAGATGAGGTTCGGATCGCGTACGTGCTCAACCAGCATGACCTCGATGCCGCTATGGATTGTCTGGAGGCAGGACTGAAAGTTTACCCGGGGAGAAAGGTCACCGCCGCAAAGGTCTGA
- a CDS encoding (2Fe-2S) ferredoxin domain-containing protein — MRKKMWYILVCNSVNPKLKGVGCCSERGSEELIQAFRDFVAQEKQDAHFTIKPTPCLSNCGKGISVRMLDDMVLYGQVAPSDVPEIVTRHCYNGEPVKRLIIETGGKSLLE, encoded by the coding sequence ATGCGAAAAAAAATGTGGTATATCCTGGTGTGCAATAGTGTTAACCCCAAACTCAAGGGGGTAGGTTGTTGCTCCGAACGCGGGTCAGAGGAACTGATCCAGGCATTCAGGGATTTTGTCGCTCAAGAAAAGCAGGATGCACATTTTACCATCAAACCCACTCCCTGTCTCAGCAACTGCGGCAAAGGTATATCTGTGCGAATGCTGGACGATATGGTTTTATATGGCCAAGTTGCGCCTTCTGATGTACCGGAGATCGTTACCCGGCACTGCTATAATGGAGAACCGGTAAAACGACTCATAATTGAAACGGGAGGGAAATCGTTGCTGGAATGA